The Raphanus sativus cultivar WK10039 chromosome 6, ASM80110v3, whole genome shotgun sequence sequence TATAATATAAAGTATGTTCTAAAAATACattgtagttttttttctaGCTTCACTTGTGGACCAAACCTACCCCATATATATAAAGATGTTACCTAACCTAAGCTCTAAAATCGGGTTTTCTTTTGCATACAAGCCCACCAACAAACATCAATAGCAATATCTTCAAGATCACCAAAGGTATCACTAAGGGGTCATCAAGATTTCCttaaaacaaaaggaaaaacgAAAAAGGAGTCACCTGAAAGAATAAAGGTAAGATGTCTCAAAGTGTCATATGTAAGAAGCAAATAATTTcatttgaaaaagaaagaaagtagaagcaaataattttgttttttttttcctttttggctGTTTAAAAGAATGCACTCCGACACTTGCAACTCTGTCATTCTGTAAAGTCCTCCTATCATTCTGTAAGAAGGCAGAAGGATTATGTATACTCCATGCATGGACCATAAGATCATGGGGCCAATGCTTTAATATCCTGTAATGATTATAAACATCCTCATATTATGACACAATCCTATAATGTCGGGGCCAATGCTTAAATATAGTCCTCTTATATCTATTTTCATGATTTATCTGATGAAGCCACGTAAGAACTTAGTTTGTGTGTATGTAAAAGTATATAACTGGTGGGTGAATGGTCAATGTTCTAACGATGGTAAAGTGTCTTGGTCATAAGGTCACATAGTCGGTTTGGTAAAGACAAATCAACTTCGCAGTTTGCACCAGTGTTTTTGTCTCCTTGAAGCTCCCTTCTTCATGTCCAGTTTATTCTGAACCGGCCCAGTTTTTGGTTCAGAACCAATACCAAATTTCCTGGTTCGATTACTGGGCTTTCGTTGGTTAGCCCAATTGTATTATCATATAGCTTAGCCGAAGATTAATAAAGaggttttcatttattttttatttcgttTAATAATTTGGTTAGACTCGAGTTAAATATTCCTTAATCTACACAAAATAGTTGTTACCGATTCCACCGGAAACACGGTTTACATGCTGTTTTCAACTTGGCACATTGCCCCAAAGCCCAAAtgtgattttatttgtttgtaagatgaaaatgaaagcacactaaacctaaacccgcccgaccggacgggtatttattttttgtttttaatttttatatttatattaaatgatgtatttgtaatatttatatataaattcagattgaaaattaatttatgcagttatattaaaaagtaaaattaaaagcTTGATAAAATGTTCTGAtataagatttaaattttttaattaaaataatatagaggtagatcataattttttccagttccaaaatcttaacatcccaaataaaataaatttataaatacataaaatatataaacatatttggaactataatttctgttaaaataataaatataaaataatttagtgatgttgttgtttatttctagaacTTGATCCGtgaccatataaatattttctttcatttaaatttttttttttattaatggtataatatacatatatatttatatgaattttcggtaatatatatatatatatatgggattAGTACACGATTGTTATATTAGTATACGGGTCAAAAGCATAATGTTATATTAGTACACGATTGCAAatcatgtataatatttatagCATGTAGTTGCAGGATCACACGTAAGTGATGGCACAATAATTTTCCTACTATACCATAtgcgatttttattatcattaaatgtgataaatttaaaattaagaaatgtatttattaaactgaaaaaacagcattaataaaactatatataattttgaaattgatttaatagagaaggaaaattaaattttatattaggacaacacattaactcaactgaaaaagataaatattaaaatatgtaatttaatttatattatgacacacattaactcaactgaaaagacaaacattaaaatataaaatttaatttaattttcagtggtataaaaatataaataacaacaaaaacTTAGGGGTATTTTCTAAGTGTACTTCTAATTTAGTAATAGAGATGGTTGATTAATTCCATctaatttagtaaaataatgcTTACAGTAAATGCCATAACCTTaggtgctgactggttttcctgctaccacccgcaaacgtagcttttgcggttcatagcggttgttggcgtttcgaaacaatcacagaaaacgctacaaatcgcttcaaaccgctccgaacctcttaaaatcaaaagctggttccagctagcgtttgcggttgcgggcggttgcggaagggtaaattttttttctttaaaaacagaataaataaaaataatactaaaaatatccaataaaaaatttcaattgaaataatagaaattgtaaaatgtattcatattatatttcaatttatattataaaaattcaaaactaaaatattttctataaatttttaaaattgaataatatgattttataaatataaattttatatttatcatattattatgatttttaatatttttataattacataaaatgtaaatattgttaaattgttatttaacagatgttgtgtttggtagtttaccagtcataaaagTCCCGCAAatgcaacaatttctaacagttgtaccagtcgtacaaatctctagaaaatgcttaaaaccgcaaccacccgcacccgcaaactcccgcaaccgcaaccgctgcggttacaccagtcaggcccttacAAATCATATGTTTGGAACCAATAATGGTGTTTTAATTGTCGAACATTCACTAATATGAGTTGAATCTTAATGCTTCTGTTGCGAGTTAAACCAATGATTGACCTCGATACGTtttaaaatgacaattttttttttgagaattagaAAAATGACAACATTGTTCGGTTGTTTCACATATTTTGGATATTAGTCTAGTTTTTGATATGTAATTAAAGCATCCACTACAAATAACTATCCAACAGATCTTTCTTTCGTGAAGGCCAGATAACACATAACTCCCCCTCAATTTTCACATAACCAAAAAATGTTCTTCACACAAAACATTctcatacaattttttttaaaaaattaaatataaagaaaatacatAGTAAGACAAGAACAATTTAGCGAACACTATTAGCGTTACATTACGTAGAACACAAGAACTACACAGATGGGAGAGTTTCAACTGTTGGATCACAAACTATCAAAATAAACCTTAGTAATGCACCGGTGTTGGAAAAGTACACGGTGGTGGAGGATACACATATGGTGGCGGAGGAGGCGACGGATACACATACGGTGGTGGCGGCGATGGTGGTGGCGGTgaaggtggtggaggaggaggaggtggactAGGTGGAGAGCAGCCGAAAGAAGCACAATTTATAggataagaagaaaaagatttaCATTCTTCGGGAGACCGTTGCATTGGTCTTAAAGGTAAACAGTTTCTACGATCATCAAACTCCTGAAGCCTCAGACAAACGGGTGGCTCGCCGGAGAAGAAGTTATCCGAGTAAGTGAAGTTCTCAAGATTCGGTAACCGGCAGATGCTCTCCGGAATGTGACCGGAGAATTTGTTATGCTCGATGTTTAACTGCTCTAAACTCTTCATATCACCCATTGTCTCGGGCAACGAACCCACCAAGTTGTTGAAACTCACGTCGAAAACCGTTAACTGGTTTAGCAAACCGACTTCCCGGTTTAAACAACCGCTAATCTGACTATTGGTGAGAATAACCTCGTGCAACGTTTTCCCCATTTTGTAGAAACTGGGAGGTAGACAAGATCCTTGGAGATCGTTGTTGGCTAAGACAAGAACCGAAACCTGAGAGTTTCCGATGTTTTTCGGTAGCCTAAACCGGAACTTGTTGTTGTTAATGAAGAGAGCGTCAAGGTTTAGGTCAAAGAGTTGGCTAGGAACATCGCCGTAGAAATCATTAAACCTAATGTCGAGAAACTTCAAAGAAGGTAAAGAGAAGATGACTGAAGGAAACTCGCCGGAGAGTTTGTTGTTGCTGACGTCAAGCTCGTGAAGAAGCTTGAGGCAGTTTAGAGATTTAGGGAGTTGACCTTCAAAACGGTTGGAATTGATGTGGAATAAGGCGAGATCGGTTAAGAGACCGAGCTCTACCGGGAGATAACCGGCGATGTTGGCCCGGTTTAAGTCAATACCGGCTACGGTTAAGACGTAAGGGTTGTCTAAAGCCTGTGCACAGAACACACCCGTGTAGTTACAAACATTAGGACCGCACCAATTAGAAGTGAAGCCATTTGGGTCTGAAGTTATAGTGAATTTCCAAGCTTGTAGGGCTTTGTAAGCTTTAAAGAGCCTTGGGTTTGCGATCGGAGGAGGCCAGTGAGGACCATGAACGGAGCATGGGTTGATGAGAGGAGTGTTGTAAGTGAAAGCTTGAGGAAgaaggacgaggaagaagatgaaacaagAGGCCAAGAAACGGCATTGGATGAAGAAAGGTTCTTCTCTCATTTTGAGATggattttgtttgtgttttggaAATGGAACCAAGTATAAGGTTGTATATGTATAGGAAAGGGTGTAACCACTTCCgctgaaaatttatttattaatgatttagGAAGGTAATTGTAGATGATCGATTTGCTAGTGGTTATATCTTGAAGAGTCAATCTTTATGTTCAGTGtgttatgtttatttttattttataagggTGATTAATTCAAATGTGATGATTTATCAGTTTTTCATAATAAAGTGAAACAATGGTGACAGGGGAGCATTGATTTGACTTTCGTCGGTTTGGTAGATAAGGTCAGAATAAGCGAGGAATGTTCGTTGATCTCTATTCTTGTATCTACATTTTACGTTGTGTAGGCAATTTGCAATCGGAAAACACACATTTAATGGTAAAATATACGGTTATATCAGTACTACATTCAAATCcgataaaatgaaaataatcgaCAAAGAAAATCTATTACTATTTCTGAAGactttctcaaaaagaaaaaactattgAAATATAAAGAACTAAAGATTTTAAAGATTGTTTTTTTCAAAGAACTAAAGATTTACGGCAAACCTAAAATAAAAGATTGTAACCTTTCTTATGATTTAAGCAAAATTCTAATATTCGTATGTTTGGTGTTATTTTTAACTAAGGTTTCCCCTTTTTGGCACTTTAGTAGATATGAATTACAAAGATAGGACTGAAAATTTAGGCACACCGATTGCTGGCCTGGCCCCCATGGATCTAACAGCTTTCATTCATGGCTTCTTTTACTATGagttctttttttatataaaactagtAAAGCTGGTTTTagagaaagaaaatgaaaattatgtaAGTTGTATTAGACCACCTGCAATGGTGGATTTTGGGAGTCCTTAACACATAAATCTAGACAAATTAGAATATACTAATATTATTTAGCTTAAGTATTGTAAGGATCAAATCCTAAAAATACTTATCCAAGGATCAATCCTTAGTGACATGGCAAgctcttctctttctcatccTTTTTCTATCTCCTTGATCGATTCCAAATCTTCTCTTTTGCAGAATTCCAATCTTTTTTTCAGGAAAGATTGAGAGATTTCAACAAATGGAGGCTACAAGCGAAAAACAGAACAACAATTCAAGGTTCAGTTATCTAGCCAGAGAGGAGAAGAGTCTCTGTTTACTGTTGCAGGCAAGGTTCTGAGTAAAAATGATGACGGtcactttgttttttttctttacagtGCCAAACCGGCGAATGCAATGGAAAAGACACGAAAAGATTCTGTCTTTAAGCTTCTCATGTTCTCCTGTCGAAGTTTGAACTCTTAACTGTTACGGAGCTCTAGTTTCGGTAAATAACAGAGACCAAAGAACAATGCATATgtagtgttcgatgaaatgcttGACTGAAATCTTGAACTTGCTAAAAACTCCAAGTTAGAGAACACCATTGCACACAC is a genomic window containing:
- the LOC108807387 gene encoding leucine-rich repeat extensin-like protein 6, whose protein sequence is MREEPFFIQCRFLASCFIFFLVLLPQAFTYNTPLINPCSVHGPHWPPPIANPRLFKAYKALQAWKFTITSDPNGFTSNWCGPNVCNYTGVFCAQALDNPYVLTVAGIDLNRANIAGYLPVELGLLTDLALFHINSNRFEGQLPKSLNCLKLLHELDVSNNKLSGEFPSVIFSLPSLKFLDIRFNDFYGDVPSQLFDLNLDALFINNNKFRFRLPKNIGNSQVSVLVLANNDLQGSCLPPSFYKMGKTLHEVILTNSQISGCLNREVGLLNQLTVFDVSFNNLVGSLPETMGDMKSLEQLNIEHNKFSGHIPESICRLPNLENFTYSDNFFSGEPPVCLRLQEFDDRRNCLPLRPMQRSPEECKSFSSYPINCASFGCSPPSPPPPPPPPSPPPPSPPPPYVYPSPPPPPYVYPPPPCTFPTPVHY